TGGACACCGACAGAGCGAACCTCAAACTGAAGGGCAGACAGAGATAACCACCTGCAGGGATTCGCATCCTGCTTTATTTAGCCACCTTTGGAATTTCCTCCAGGGACAGAAGACGATATTGTGAAACCAGTGAATGGTCCTAAAAATCAAAGCCAATGTTCTGTAGGCAATTATAACGAAATTGCTTGAACCAACTGCAAGGCACATTCCCCAAGAAAGGAGAATGTCATTGTTTTGGTTGAGGTTCAGCTAGGTTACTCTCACCtccataaaaaggaaaaaaaaaagttcatggtacatttttttcataattCTTTCAGATatgttcttttttaataattatataaagGCCAGCTCATATAAAGCCACTTAAAACggcaattaattaattttttttttcctaatggTAACATAAGTATGTATGACTCTTATTCTGTCTGAATGGTTCAAGATTGCAAACAACATGGGAAATATAAAGAGTGGTGAACAATGCCAGCCCTGAGCATGGCACACCTTGATGTGCAGGTGCCTTTAATACTAGAATAAGTCATCTTAGATTAGggagtcaaaaagaaaaaaaactcaaccACATGCTCTCCATAAAGCACGCTATAAAGCTCTCCCAGATGTTGAGAGGTGGTTGCGGTTCCAGCGACATGCAATGTCAGGGAGGAACTGGTAATGCCGAGTGTATTAGCGGTCTCTTTATGGGTGCATTAGGTGCTGTGGAGAGGAACATGGGGGCTGCCACTGATCTCCTACCAGGCTTTACGCTTTGATGAACATACCCTTGAAAAACCGGGACATCTGCGACCGTATTCTGCCGAGCTTGGAAGACGCCTCCCTCTCTTTAGCCTCCTGGAAAACATAAATCAGCTTCTCATATCATCATCTAGTCATATTCAATGCATATGAAGCTCTAATCAGTTAATCTGTCAGCTTTCTCCCCTTTCGGTGATATATCAGATTTGTAATACTCTCCCACATATGCAGTAAATCTCTAACAAAGCCCATGTTTTTGAAATTCAGCGACGGGGCTGCGTGAAGTGAAGAAGTTCACTTGAAAACAGATACCAGGGAGAGTGGAGCACTGAAAGCTTCAGCGCGCTCCCATGTGTCATCTCTCTCCCTACCACTAAACAGTGGCCTAGACAGGAAGCCAGAATAAATTTCCCCAGTTCATTGTCCCCGCTGAGGACTAGCAGAACATCTCAGTCTGATTAATGGCTGTACACTGTCTAATGAACAGTAATTGAATGGTATAATACTGCAGGTCCTTAAAAGCCCAGAGGAGTCGTCTTCCTCCGCTTAGCTCTCTGGAAAAGCAAGGCGGTGACATTGTCTAGAGTTGATTATAGTTGACCTTGCATGTGGAGACTAAGGTCTATGAAATGGCTAACCTAAGCTTCATGGAAGAGCAGCAGGAAAACAGATGAAAGACAAATGCAACGGACTTGCActggagaaagaagaggaatgGATCAATGGTGTGGTCaatattgatttgattttttatcACAAAATTCTTAAGGAGAGGAAGGCAATTGATCAAGCATACCTAGTTTCATTGGCATTTCCAGCAATATTAATTAAGAAAAAATGCTTAGCCGACTGGCTGATAAATCAGCCGATACtgttaaatcaaaacaaatgaTAACTGTGAACACAATATTACACCGGTGAGTACAAATCTACCCTTGTCCACATTTCctcaaagtgtatgacatctacAATACAGACAGAGTAGGCCGTCATGAAATCAATCAGATCCTTAACAGAGTGCATTCTAAAGGAAAAGCCAACCTGCAGAGAGCCCAACAAAAGTCAGTGGAGTGAGTGTAAGAGCAGCTTTGATAAATGTGCATCAAGCTCCAGCCCGCCATCCTTTGCTTCCTAACACCAAGATAGCCTGTGTTCACTCTCAGCGGACATCTCCACTTGGCAGAGACGCTGAATCTCGTTATTCTTTCCTTGGCCTGGACCACACAGGTCAATACCACATGCACACCACCGCCTCACCGCTGTACTGTCTGCAAATGTATTCACTATTTAAATGCACTGCAATAAATCATTTAAAGCTTCAACTGAAAATGTAATCATGTAATTGAATTTGGTCATCAATATCTACCATATACATGCACGTATACAGAGTACACGGGGCATTTCACGAGCATATATGAGCACCGGAGTGGGAGGAAATCTGTCTGGACTCAGCTGAAAGTATGAGTCATAGCAGTGCAGTTATCCCTCATTATTATTCACAGCCCTCTAAATGATGAGGTTGCTGACAACGAGACAGCGACAGCTTGTTTGGCCTCAGTGGGAAAAAACAAGTATGAGTATGCATGAAGGATGATTAGACGTTAGGTAAGGTAAGTCTTACCTGCAGAGCTATTATTTCTGACTTGACAAAGGCATTTAACTATAATGTAAGTACAGTGCTGATAAAACATTAATGAACATAAACAAATCAAAGTTTGGTAAGGCAGCCGGTCTGATTAAAAGTGCTGACACACTTTTACTGCAAACTAGAGTTATTTTTGCTTAGGATTTGTTCTTTCAACTAAAATTCCATCTTATGCCACTCTCCATTCACTGACAGATCAAAAGCTACTTGGCAAGATGATTATTGCAAACATAGCTGAGTCCATACAGGGattaccattattattattttccattATCTAATGGTCACTCCACCCAATCCATAGTAAATCTGAATCAGCAAAATTCATGTATGACTAAAAGTGATAAGTAATGAATTAAGCTATTGATGAGGTCTTTAGCCAGGGTCATAACCGACCCCCAGAAGTCAATAATTATCCCACGAAGAATATCTTTATTGCAAAAGTGCATACGGCAGCAAAATCATCACCACACCAAAACATTCCCCTACGGTGTAATTGCCACTGCTTAAAATTATAGTTTTCATTAAAACGAAATGTTCTAGGTTATTGATTGCTTAAATAAGACTCAATATCTTCTCATTTCAAAGCCGAATGAAATTGCATGGAATAGTAATATCACCCAACTATTGTGTGCATTTATCACAGTTACACGGCTTCATATCGCTGTCCCTCGAGGATTATTAGAGCAAAATAAGTTTATTTAAATGAGCGTAATTTCGGGGGGACCACAGATCCGTGCAACAACATCTGTATACACAGCTCACTCCCCACTTCATCAATGCTAATGCGCACAATAACCAGAGTAAAGGACAGACATCAAATACAACTGCATATTATTATGGGCCTCTTTTTCAACTATGAAAACTCCATGATTTGCAGTATCTGGGGCGACAGCTTGGCTCTAAACGCGTCCTACAAAAAGTTGTAACTGAGACACAGGTAATTTAAATCCTTTGTAGTACTAGTAATGTGTTCTGTACCTTTTAATGTCCCCCTCTGCCCCTTAGAAAGATTGTGTTAGTAAATAGCAAATACACCAAAATAACCatggagacagaaaaaaatgttacacGCGCATTAAGTGAAAGTATAGTTGCTGAAAACAGGTCTATGTGACCCTATTACAATTATGGAAATGATGATTACCATAATTGCTGGTTAGACCATTTTTTATGTGACCTAATCCAAAAGGAAATGAGAAAATTGgacataataataaagtaaaaatgaactgaatgtgAAATACTAACTGCATTAAACTAATAATAAGGGTACTTACATTTTTCCCGGAATCTGTGGTGGAAGACCTTTGCATACTCAAGTCATCTGAATCACGGAGGGAGGCCTTGCAGGAACTCGCAGAACAATTCCCATCTTCATACTCCTCTTCAACTATCTTGGCCTCAACCTgcagggaggggaaaaaaacacacaagatCCCCTTTGGCTTACACTGTACTGTAGTGCTGTATTGATTTtacaatatttatatatttatgtagcTTGTTCTGCTGAGCATTCATGAGCCCTTATTCTGAGCAGAAAATGGTATTATACTGTACTAGAAGTATATTCGCAATTCCGTTTGATGTTGGGAAACATACAGAAAGGTAAAGCTTAATAGGAAGAACACCGATGGGGGGGAGAGAGGTTACTAAAGCTGCAGGCACGTCTTTCATCTAACCCTTTCATTTTACATCAAATGCAAACAGCTTGTTGTGATGATCAACTTGTATACTTTAGTGTGTCTCCAACGACGAGCTGTAAAAATTATAATAACTGACATATAAAGCGTAATAAAATCCGCATGGAGCCAAGGAGCTTTACATGTTTCTCCATGTTTACGTGGGTTATGTTTTTCTCTGGAAGTGCTGTGTTTTCACACTCAAATCACTTCTTATTTCCTGTCTGACATCAGGCCAAGCTGTTAAATAACTGCGCGCTTTAAGGACCTCATCAGACTGTAGCGCTACAGTATGGGATTATGTTTTACCTGATCAATTGGCAGATCCACCTTCAACTGGCGGTCTTCCTGCACCTCTGCTGCTCCTGCCATCTCACtccttttgttttgtgcatTGAACACGCTGCCCTCTGAGAAAAGTGATTAATCACAATTACCTCATCTGCTGGCAGTCGCCGTCTCATTCTTCTACACACtcgctttctctctcctctctacTTCTGTTCAACTTCACAAGAGATCAATGTTGCTGTCaagccatttatttatttatagtggTCCCCCAGACTTAAGGGCCACAGaaagccacagctgccctgccACAAATATGGCCAGCCGGCGTGAACTTTTGGTCCAGGGTTACATCCTGACAGTGACAGGCTGCTCTTGATGCATGTGGGGAAGTGGCTCATACAGCAACGTCACCCTTGTAAACAAATTCCTTTTCGTCTGTGGCTGCTAGATCTGATACGGCGTGGAATGTGAATAATGAAACATGCTCTTGAACTTAAATCTACTTCAATTGCCCtaagtaatttaatttaaataataaataaccaCACATGCAAGATTTATCATCGAAAACACTAAAGgacaatgtaaacaaaaaatgCATCTGCTTCATGTGTTAAGCGAAAAGAGACATTTACACAACCACAAAAAAGCCTAGAATTACTTTTTTGTCTAGAAATCTATAAAAGGTCTTAATCTCTGACCTCATTCCAGATTAATCTTGTGAACAGTGCACAGAACTATTGTCTGTATGAAGGGTTTTAAGAGCTGATTTAATTATAAAGAAGACATAAAACTTTGCTTTTTAACTTTAGGGACTTTGCTAATGTGGTTACAGATACAGTATAAGCAGAAATGTGTCCTGAGAACTGAGTATCTCAGTCACAACATATGAAATCATGGCAGGATTCAAACTGTAGCAATTAGCCTGCGAATGCTACCATACCAGTATGTGTTTTTCAAGTGAAGCACCCGTACTACTGCGCACAGATGGCACAACAATTACTGCATAACTAGATACAGacagtgttattattattgatatACTGAGTATCACATTTAAAGCACACAAAGAATATCTGTCTTTACTTTTGTCAGTGTTGCTTAAGATTAATAACTCATTACCATCTTTATTCCCACATCAAGAGAAAATAAGAGCATTTTTGTCTCCCCCTAGATAGTTAACCAGGCTTTCAGGATACGTATTCAACAAAATGGCCTGATTGAATTCATCTATGATTTAAGCCCCCTTGATAGTGTTTGAagtctttttctttattaatattCACAGAAAAGAGCAGTGTTCCTTTGAAACGGCGCACAGCTCTGTTCTGTTTGGACTTAAAAAGAACAGGCTGAGATTCCAAAGAAATCTCCTTCACCTGCCAAATGGCAGATTTTCTGCATTATCAGCACAGACTAGGACTTACATCTCtttacttacacacacagaagacTTACAAATGTACAgttgcaaacacaaacatgctttaCCCAAAGCGCATAGATGGTCTTCAAAATCCAACAGGTTTCTTTCTGTCATCATAGCGAAGAAGAAAGTGttgaagaacaacaacaacaacaaaaaagaaagaaaactctgCGGACAGAGGGGCTAGAGAGCGAGACAGTAAAGACAATATTTCTATAGTGCTCTGCTTACCCACTGGGGGGAAGAGAACTGGGTTCTTGGACACCTGCCCTCGTTGTTTGGTTCTCTCTGCCTTGGCTGTGAGTTTCTTTGTCTGGCCCCTGGCTGTGTGCTCAAGGTCTTCTCCAGAGCTTGTCTGAGCAAACCACATGGAGGTACAAAAGAGAGGAGAGCAGAGAGGCCCAGATTAAGGTATATGTCCTCACATTCGGTCAGTGATTCATCATTGACTTATTGCTCgttttgtaaagaggaagaagtaaaacaagaaaacaagacaggaaagcttgtttctcctctcttttcagcagcttttttacattttccattGACCTCAATTTTTCATGAGCTGATATGTTTTGTAACTCCCCGCTGACTCCTACTGTATTGAATTCATCTGGTTCCAATACATCCCGTGCACAACCTATCAATCACTAGGGAGCGTGGCAAACTAATCATTTATTGATGAAATAGGGCAGCCATGAATTTCTAACTGCATTTGTCTTATTTATCAAGCCAGATCAAACAATGAAAATCCAAACAAGCTTAAAGGGAAAGGGAGGGAGTCGTAGGGAATAACTTATTCTTCAGCAGCAGACAGCAGAAGGTTATTGATGgggaggggaggaaaaaaaaaaggtttgggaCTCAGTTGCATGGTGGGAGAGCAAAGGagtgagagaggaagagaagagagagagcagTGGGGAGAGTTCAGTGATGTTCAGACAGCAGGGTACACATCTGAATTAATGCTTCCACAAAAGGCAATTTTCTCCTCGCAGGCTCCTCATCCCCTCCGTAGGTAGCAAGGTGAGGTATGTCTCCCTTACAGAGAATGAGAGACACAGACATAGAGATCGAGAGAGAGAGCTGACTTAATGTGTCTTTTCAGCTACAGTGCTCTTTACTGCAGGATCCCTGGGCTGGCTCGGGGGATAGTGTAGTGATCTCGGGCTTCCACCAGAATACACTTCTGGCAGTGGTGTTTGCAAGCTCACTAACATGGAGTCCGGGGAATAGCGGCGTTGTTTCTGCACTTGTTTGCTTACTTTAATGCAGAGGCAAAGTCTGTTGATATTCTTTTGAATTTATACAGCCGTTAGTGGgctgagggagaaaaaaaagtaaaagaacaaaagaagagTGAAGTTTGCCTGCTATATTCAGAGGAGGAGAGTTGAAACAGAGTTCATGTTCTAGCGCGGCGGTGTCCGCGGCCGCATGAGATCAAAGACAAAGGAGCAGTGGCACCGTCGCGGTGGTAAGCTGCTAATTCAGCTCCTGTAACCTCGGTTCATCTGCGAGTGATGTGAAACAACTTTGCGATAAAGTTTTAAATCAAACTCTATCTGGCCCATCAAAAATTGAGCAGCTTGTTTTCTTGCTTGTGGTGAGATGTAAATAGATGGTATTTAAATAAACCGAGCTCAATCCAAAGCTGTCTCGCTCAGGGAGAGTGGCAAGCAGGGCACAGGGGAGGAGAAAGCAGAGGACGAGGGGTGCTGAAGGAGCCGGAAGATTGCAAAaacaagcagcagcagaagTAGAAACACGGCAGTGGAAAAGCTGAGGTCATACAGTATAGCCTCTCGGTCTGCATTACATATCTACAGTACCAGGTCCTGCGGGAGCAGACAACTGTGTGTATCATCAGGctccagagacagagagagagagagagaaagacaaagagagtgCTAGAGTTAGTGTGAAGGGGGCTCAGGAGGGCTGGACAGCAAGTAATCTGTGGCTCTCTCGTGTGGCCAAAAACTGGAGTCAACAAGAGGACACGGTGATATGATAGCCAGGGGAAAAAAGGGGGTCCTAAACAATTGGACTGACCAGCCTCCAGCCATACTGACTGTGATATCAGTCTGAGCCACTCCCAGGGCCGAGTCCTCAGTGAGTAGACACACTGGCAGCAGCGACGGGGTAAAGTCTTCCTCGGGGCATTGCTATTTCCCCTAACCAATGAGCTCATACATTCGAAACAGAGGAAATGAGGAGAAGCAGCAAATCATCAATGATGTCAGAAAGCACAGATATTAAAGGTTTAGTCAGCCTttctgggctttttttttttttttacacggGGCTCTTTATGTGAAGCACATATAAAGCACTGCTTAACTGCCATAATAACGATTGCCATAATAACTAAGTGTACTGCACGATGCACACTGTTGTTCTCTTTTTCGCTTTGTCTCTTTGTATTCCTCTCTCCCCTATTAATCTTCTCTTTATGCTATGTCTACCTCAAAAGTTTCTACCTCATCATGTCTGTAAAACACTTAACTCAGCATATACAGCATGCTTGCTTCCAATGGGAACACGGTGTACTGGAGAGTTTCATTATTACACTCTGCAGAGCTGTCAGTTTAGTCGGTGGTTGCTCCACACCAGATGTCCCGTTCAGCAGTGCAGAAACGGGTCCGCCGCCGGTGCGGACAGGACAGACACGGCTCCCGTGCAGAGCAAGGTTACATTTTACACAACCTCAGTGGGCATGTTTAAAGGGTCTTTTTTTTACAGGCGTTTCAAATCAGACTGCTGTTGTTTTGTGAGGTCAAACTGAAATTAATGATGGACACGACCCTATAAATGTATGTGTAATCAGTAAGCTAAACAGCTGACAGATCAAGACAGATTGGGTAATTTTTTGTCACTTGCATCTCTCCCCCTCTGAAAGGCCCTTATTAACTGGTCAGATCATGTTTACAAATTCATGAGGGATGAGACACAGAGGCGAGGAAAGTAAAATGCGGCAGCCTAATGTCTAGTGAATGACTAACACTACACTGAAACGAAGGATGCAAAACACAGGCATAGCTATGTCTCTGTCTCCACCTCATGGTACTAAGTGAAATGGCAaaagctgtggttgttgtgtcTTATTAGCTAATGTATCAGATAAGCAAAGTTGCGTAACAATGTAATTTTCATATACTGCTTTATGGCTGCATAGCTGTTAATATAATGAAGAGATCTTTGGAGAAgagatttttttatatataactaATAAATATTCAAATTATTTCTAAATTCAAAGGCAATCCAATGCAGATAAAGCTGGAGATAAAGCAAGGGCCATTTTTCTATATCTAACAAAAATTGGCATCTGCCAGAGCACTGTCATCTTTCATGGTTATAAAAATCACATGTCAGGCACATTTGTCACAATGGGGCCCATCTCTACCTAGACCTGCTGAGTGGGCATGTTCTCATCTTCATCACGTGATTTGGTGTTCATCTCGGGCCCACAGCAGCGCAATCCCCGTATGGGTTCGCAGCATTTCACTGTCAACTTAATCACAATACAAATAGTCCCAGCTCTTGTTTGaataagagattttttttttcttttagttttctgTGAACGAAGTCCCCCTTGTGCACATGATCTGTCTATGAGGCTCACTGCACTTGATCAAGTGGGCCAGCCTGTCTCTGTGGGAATTACCCATCAAACTGGAAAGCAACGGTAACTCAATGCCTCCTGCAGACAGTGATTGATGATAGTGGTGTTTCATAACGAATTGCGCCCCCACAACAAGTCTCACACGTGGGAAATGTTAATTGAAATGCTGTGTGTGCAAAGATACGCTTTTCAACTGTGAGTCTAACAAAGTGCTACAACAATGACCCGGAGGGAGTTCAGGGGAAAAAGGGTACCAATTTAGCACGTTAGGAGAACGTGAAGGACCAGATGACAAAGTGCATCAACACTCACCACATTCTTTGCACATCTTTTGATTTTGGTACTGGGCAGGATGCCTTGGCTGcagggaagaaaaggaaaaacaatactgacaaacacatttttgctttctttatcgaaatcaaatcaaatccagTGTTTATTCTGGACATATAGAAAAAGCCATGAAAGATCACATCTCGTACCCTTCAGTCATGTTATTTTCCCTAAGCAAATCCCTCCTGGGGACACACTGGTAATATGGGAGAGCCTTAAACTTTTCTGCACCGACTGCAACATAGTAGTGGTTGTTCTCCAGTTCAGTGGGACCGGAGACAGGGTGTCCGTTTAATGTGCAAAGCCTGAAagctcaaataaagaaaaacagcacaCTGCAGTAATGTTTAGTGATAGTTTCAGCTACATCTTTGCCTGAATAAATTCTATTGAATACATCACAACCACACATGGTCTCGATCTCTAATTAATTGCAAAAGTCCCTCTACTCTCCTTCCCAAGTATcatttttctgcatttaaatTGACTGTAAAGTGTCCACTAATCACATTACCTTCTAAATTAGAAGGCAAGAGGAAAACAACCTTCACTGATACTCCAGTTAACTAGTTTAAAAATGATGTATGACTAAATGTCCTGACATTACCTGAAAACAGCACCTGTGCGAAGACGCACTTTCTCTGTCACCATAGCTAAAACGTTTTCCCAGCTTCTAAGGGTATACTTTGGGATCCGTATTCGAGCCGGAGGAACCAGCACTTCTCCGTTGGTGAAGACACTATGAAACAAAACACGACACACAAAGAtccatgaataaataaatggaatTGTTTCTTGCATTGCACAGCACGGCAGAGAGCATTATTCTTTTAACACCGTGGAAAAATATGTATGCAGTTTAAAATCAATACTCACTTTATTGTGCAAGACTCATCAGCAGTTCTCTTCCAGCGGGCAGAAACTACTATCCTGCTGTGAACAACAGGTTGGATCTGAAAATTTCATAAAGGAGGAAGTGAGTGGGGGGGGTTTCAGCACGTCACTCAAAATCTAATGTTATGTGTCTCGACAGGACCTTCATGAGCAACTTAGGTTTTAAGGACGGCATCAGCATTCAGGCAGAATGGTTAAACTTAAAACAAGGACACATGAAAAAAGTTTCACTATAactgaccacacacacaaaacagtgCTACTAcctgttcttttttcttattctgTGGCTTCTTGGCTGCTATTTCACAATAACTGGAAGGAAGTAAAAAATCAAATTAGCTTTAGGTACAAGGAAACTTATGCAAGGATGTGGGTGTAAGGCATCTTTAGATCTGATAAAACTAATTGAAATCAAATAGTTATATATGTAAAAGTATGCTCAAGATCAGTGCTCTGCTGACTAGActaaaatactgggtccaaaaGATTACATTTAAAGACAGATTAGACTTTATTTGAGATAAGCTGACATATTCGGAGCGTTTTAATGAATATTAAGTACCAGCCTAGTCAAATCCCCATCCAACAAATGAAGCTAAATAAAAAACCTGTAGATTCCAGTATATACAAGTAAACTCAGACCAGACACCCCTAAAACATGACACTGACTTCAGTTTCTTGAACGCCTCATTTCCGGCCGCGACATACACACTCCCGTGCTGAAGGTCATCCAGATGGTGAACTTGGTGGCCTTGTGTAGCGGTGTAGATCCTCCTCACAGCGCCAAACGGTGCTTCAATCCCTTTGGTCAGAGATGTCAAAAAGTTGTCAAAGTATGGCACGTGCCGCGGATTCACAACTACTTTCCTGCCGGGAAAATAGGCATCTCCGTTCCTGTAGACGACGATTATTTTTGTCGGTGGCAAGTCACTTCTCCCTGATGTGCTGGGCATACTTGTGTTTGCTAATGGGAACGGTTTAAAACAGCAAACAGCGGTGGCCCTTGGTGTCAGAAGTTAATGTGTCAGCTCTGTTGAGCCTCCGGAGACGTAACTGGAGACAGCTTCTCAGTTCTTCCACATGAGAGGTGTAGTATTAAGATACGTATCCACCGTCTCTGTCGTGTCTTCTCTTGTGTAGCTAAGGTTAATTTAGTGTTCGATTCCAAACCTCTGGTGCTACCAAGGCAACCAGTGGGGTGACCCAAATGGGTTTTACATATTTAGCTAAACCGCTCATAggtctgtatttaaaaaaaaacaaactcatttttaattttcattatcAGCTGGCTGATTCAATCTCATGGTATTTAACGAGAAACTAATTGACAGAACACAGCGGTGAATTTCATTGCTTAATAAATTTACCCAATGTAAAGTAAGCTGTAACAAAGCATATAtcgtttattttttattattgttattatcttCATTTTTTTAGATCCCAAATTGCTGTTATTTACTTCCATTCCTGAACAGACAGAAATGTTATGGTGAATTCAATACTTTTTAGCTTTAAACGTGTTTTCAACACATTCctattttcccctttttttcttacatttatgGTATATTGTAAATGGGAGTAACTGCGGGTTCAgaatcttgcccaaggatactttggcatgcataATAACTTTTTTAAGCACTGTACATCCTTTTGGAATGCAGTTTTTTCCCAGGTTTAATCCGCtattataaaaacacatttactgtTTGACTTCAAACTTCTCtcagtgtttatttatatacactCATAACATATGTAAATGTTGAAAATAATGAAATCTACACATATTCTGTCTGACAAAGCCAACTGAAGTTTAACACAAGGCTACTATACATCTTTCCTCATGATCCATGCCATATGGTTTACCATTTATGCCCTCCTCCAAAATCTATTCTAAGTGTATAACGgtgataataaatataatagaaAGCCAAAGAAGTGTATTCTTTTTTGAAGAAAACATGTATCCCATTCAAATTTTTGACAGACTCCTATTGTATATTACAACTGTAGCAGAGTGACTGCAGCCCCTTCACTTTTAGACAGAGCTGTCCAAACTGTTTACTACAAAGGTAACCAGAGATTGCTGCAACAATGGCACTTAATTGGTTTATGCCAGACAACTCCTGGTCAATTAAATACATAATTCATCTCAGCATTAATTATTCATTTCTTAAGGGACTGGTGTTCTGCTTTATTAGGAGAAATGCATCATGCATATTCAAATTCCTCTTCTTAGAGGGATGCAATAGGATATCATCTCAGCTGGGACACCCATCCTAAAACAATAGCTGCCAGGGCCGCAAGACATCTCCTATTAGTCACACAACCAAACCGTTGGAGGATTTTCAAAGATGAAAATGTCAAACTAATCTAAGGTATGTAATATCTTGTTTCTGTCATTCAGCAAACATTAGGC
This is a stretch of genomic DNA from Pelmatolapia mariae isolate MD_Pm_ZW linkage group LG16_19, Pm_UMD_F_2, whole genome shotgun sequence. It encodes these proteins:
- the LOC134646348 gene encoding doublecortin domain-containing protein 2 is translated as MPSTSGRSDLPPTKIIVVYRNGDAYFPGRKVVVNPRHVPYFDNFLTSLTKGIEAPFGAVRRIYTATQGHQVHHLDDLQHGSVYVAAGNEAFKKLNYCEIAAKKPQNKKKEQIQPVVHSRIVVSARWKRTADESCTINVFTNGEVLVPPARIRIPKYTLRSWENVLAMVTEKVRLRTGAVFRLCTLNGHPVSGPTELENNHYYVAVGAEKFKALPYYQCVPRRDLLRENNMTEGQGILPSTKIKRCAKNGFAQTSSGEDLEHTARGQTKKLTAKAERTKQRGQVSKNPVLFPPVEGSVFNAQNKRSEMAGAAEVQEDRQLKVDLPIDQVEAKIVEEEYEDGNCSASSCKASLRDSDDLSMQRSSTTDSGKNEEN